The Stygiolobus azoricus genome window below encodes:
- a CDS encoding thermopsin family protease translates to MRRFILFLLLLVLTIITAVPVTAITPQAQISPKPIGLASYGIYSKGTNSTYTITTNQIIGYFKIYSINSFNPNSPEPYYATLQLGGTVNNSLSVNWLQEELVFNTLNHTFFIGCYYNGNQKFNTSVFHFSLPLAGYLIISLVYNQTFTIVKYQYVIIQNGSRFLPPEVRTAIVSTIPGKAFFTVNYPTKENVELVFGGFNSVTNFASLNAELGLFYNQSGLKPFPSVFNFGMNATGSAEDLITILEPDGNVEVTIGSPSYGLITSNYNPPIPPLTFVNESLIINRLGIYQSKDFYIDMPYNITIPNVLRIGSNVYLYLEKVKGRTLIIPNNTTFQIFDILLYYDEKVMVTIVYPNYSAITYNLPVNTSITLPRIINITNNEILVLQKNVQILVTNSTPPIINVSTYYVPEYLVRITYPNGTTVTNWYQRGTVLQLPLYIYENPHERFELVGKNTINVTSPLNIMPPYQLEYEVSLDYGDFNITYWAKNGQLVTLNAYIPLFYKGEWEGTYNVPVGGTIVVNQYIIERLVLSQNIPLITLLALILAFVALILLFLHRIRKIL, encoded by the coding sequence ATGCGAAGATTTATCTTATTTTTATTGTTACTTGTTTTAACCATTATAACTGCTGTTCCAGTAACTGCAATAACTCCACAAGCACAAATTTCTCCTAAACCTATAGGTTTAGCCTCTTATGGAATCTACTCTAAAGGTACTAATTCTACATATACAATAACTACAAACCAAATAATAGGTTACTTCAAAATATATTCTATTAATTCTTTCAATCCAAACTCCCCTGAACCTTATTACGCTACGTTACAACTAGGAGGGACAGTTAATAATTCACTGAGTGTAAATTGGTTACAAGAAGAACTCGTATTTAATACACTTAATCATACCTTTTTCATAGGCTGTTATTATAACGGTAATCAAAAATTTAACACGAGTGTGTTTCACTTCTCGTTACCCTTAGCAGGGTATCTAATCATATCGTTGGTTTACAACCAAACCTTTACTATAGTTAAATATCAGTACGTAATAATACAAAACGGAAGTAGGTTTTTACCACCTGAAGTTAGAACTGCTATTGTCTCAACTATACCCGGTAAGGCATTTTTCACTGTAAATTATCCAACAAAGGAAAACGTTGAACTCGTCTTCGGGGGATTTAACAGTGTTACAAACTTCGCTTCCTTGAACGCTGAACTTGGGTTATTTTATAACCAGAGCGGACTTAAGCCCTTTCCTTCAGTCTTTAACTTCGGAATGAATGCCACGGGTTCGGCTGAAGACTTAATTACAATCCTTGAGCCAGACGGAAACGTAGAAGTAACTATAGGTAGTCCGAGTTACGGTCTAATAACCAGTAACTACAATCCTCCTATACCACCCTTAACTTTTGTGAACGAGAGTCTTATAATAAACAGACTGGGTATATATCAAAGTAAAGATTTCTATATCGACATGCCTTATAATATAACTATACCTAACGTTCTGAGAATTGGCAGTAACGTGTACTTGTATTTGGAAAAAGTTAAAGGACGAACTCTCATAATCCCTAACAACACTACATTCCAAATTTTCGATATATTATTGTACTATGATGAGAAAGTAATGGTTACGATCGTCTACCCTAACTATTCAGCAATTACCTACAACCTACCCGTGAATACTAGTATAACGTTACCGAGGATAATAAACATCACCAATAACGAAATTCTAGTTTTACAAAAAAACGTCCAAATTTTAGTGACTAACTCAACACCGCCAATAATAAATGTCTCAACTTATTACGTCCCTGAATATTTAGTCAGGATAACTTACCCTAACGGCACGACAGTTACGAATTGGTATCAAAGAGGTACTGTCTTACAGTTACCACTGTATATATACGAAAACCCTCATGAGAGATTTGAACTAGTAGGAAAAAACACCATTAATGTAACCTCTCCATTAAACATAATGCCTCCTTATCAGCTGGAGTATGAAGTGTCCTTAGACTATGGAGACTTTAATATTACCTATTGGGCAAAGAACGGTCAACTGGTTACTCTTAACGCATATATTCCTCTGTTCTACAAAGGAGAATGGGAAGGAACCTATAATGTCCCAGTAGGAGGCACTATAGTTGTAAACCAATACATCATTGAAAGACTAGTCTTAAGCCAAAATATACCGCTTATCACCTTACTGGCTTTGATATTAGCCTTCGTAGCGTTAATACTACTCTTCTTGCATAGAATTAGAAAAATTCTATGA